The following nucleotide sequence is from Myxococcus guangdongensis.
GCGCGCCACGCTCACCGGCGCGGGCTGTCCGGGCACGTCCTCCTTCTCTCCGGTGGAGTCATGCGGGACGGTGACGGTCCACAGGCACAGCTCGAAGGGCAGCGCGTCCTCGGTGTGCCAGGACACCTCCACCACGTCCACGCCGAGCAGCGGGTCCTCGCCGAAGCCCACCTGCGTCAGCCGCACCGCGTGGCGGCGGGACGGGTCCGCGTCCACGGCGCGCCCCGTCGAGGCGCCGCGCGCCTCCTCGAGGATGAGCACCTTGCCCTCGGAGAAGTTCTCCGCCGTGAAGGTCTTCTTCGTCGGGTCCGCGGGCGAGGGCGGGTTGAGCAGCGTGGCCGCCGTGGCGCCCCGGGGCAGGCAGCAGCGGTCCTCGCCCCAGGTGTGGAAGGTGATGCGGCCGTGGCCCGAGGAGAGCGTGGTGGGGTGGAGCGACTCGAACACCTCCGCGCCGGAGACGATGGCGGCCTGCAACTGCCGGGCGTCCACCACGCGGGGCGCGTCCACGGTGGTGATGAACACCGTGCCGGCCGTCACCTCGGTGGGCCCGGCCAGGGGCGTGCCCTCCGCGTCGGGCGTGAGGCTCACCGTCACCCACGCGCGGGCGTTGCCGCCGTCGTGCATGGGGTAGTCGAGCAGTCGCGCGTGACGACGCACCGAGGTGCGCTTGCGCGCGGTGCCCAGGTACGCCTCGGTGGCCACCGCGTCCTGGTAGTAGCTGAGGTAGTCGGCGGAGTAGGCCATCAACTCCACCAGCGTCACGCCCAGGTCCGCGGGGTTGCGCTCCTTCCACTGCGGCGCGACCTCCGACAACCGGTCGAGCAGGAGCCGCCGGAAGCTGGCGTAGTCGCGCGTGAGGTAGTCGAGCGTCGGGTCCACGCCGTCCGGCGTGACGGTGGACTTCGGCGGGGCGCAGTCGAACTCGCTCGGGCACTCCACCTTGAAGGTGAAGTCCACGCGTGACAGCAGGGCGTCGAAGCCCTCCAGTGGCACCGTGTCCAGGAACCCGCGCAGGAGCGCGAGCGTGTACGTGGAGAAGTCGCCGGAGGACGTGGTGCGCACCACCAGCGTCTGCTGCGTCTCGGTGGTGCCGTTCTCGACGTCCAGCGCCACGCGCCGCGCATACTCCTCACGCTCGGCTTCGGTGGTGCGAGGCTCGGGTGGCGGCTGGTCCATGCGGAACGCGAGCGCGACGCCGATGTCCTTCAGGCGCACGCCCCCGGTGATTCCCACGTTGTCCGCGCTGAGGGTGGCCGGCAGCGGCTTGTAGCAGCGCACCCACAGCGTGCGCTGGCGCTCCAACTCGAGCTCGGCGGCCTCCTCGTCCAGGACCTCCAGGTAGTCGATGCCGTTGAAGGTGGGGTGGGCCTCCACCAACCGGCGTCGCTGTTCGCTCTGGCAGACGTAGCGCGCGCCCATGTCAGAGCTCCCGTGAGAACTGCGCCGTCTGGCGCTGCTGGGTGCGGCGCACCACGTAGCGCACCGTCACGTGGAGGGAGGCCTCCTCGCTGCGCGTCTCCACCGCCTCCACCTGGATGAGGTCGCCCAGCCACTGCTGGAGCGCGCCCTGCACCAGGAACTGCGTGGCGGTGGCCAGCTCGGAGCTGTTGGGCGCGAAGACGAGCTGCCCCAGGCCCGTGCCGAAGGTGGGCCGATTGACGCGCTCACCGGGCGAGGTGAAGAGCACCTGCTCGATGAGGTGCCGCACGTGCGTGTCCAGGTCCGCGTCCGCCGTGCGGCCCCGTCCATCCAGGCGATAGGGGAAGGCGATGTGCATGGCTCAGGTCCCCCTCACGCGGACCTGCGTCATCACCACCTGCGGAGGCCCCAACGGCGCGGCTCCCATGGACAGCCCCACGCTGTTCTGCAGGATGACGAACTGGCCTCCCACGCGCACGCGCACCGAGGGCACCATCCATTTCACCTGCACGCACGGCCCTCCGCCCTGCGGGGGGAAGGTGCAGCCGGACACCAGGTACTGGTCCGCCATGGTGGCGACGAACTGGCCGCCCACCTTCACGCGCGGGTTGCCGGGCATCGTCTGCACCTGGCCCCCATGCGGGCACATCACCGTGGCTCCGACGTGGACGACGAAGGCTCCCATGGCTAGATGACCTCCAGCGCGCCGTTGTTGACGTTGACGCCCGTGGGGCCGAGCTTGATGTTGGCGGCGCCGAACGACAGCTCGATGCCGGTGGCGCTGAGCACCACCTTGGCCGTGCCCCCGTGGTTGATTTCGATGCCGGCCGCGGTGAAGGTCGCCTTCAGCGGCATGGGCACCGCGGGCGGGCTCACCTCGATGCTCAAGCCCCCCGCGCCCGGCAGGTCATCGAGCTTCACGGTGACGGCGTCCGTCTTCCACACCTTGGTGGTGGGCAGGCCCGGCGTGGCGGGCGCCTCGCCCTCGCCCCAGAAGCAGCCGGCGACGATGGGGTAGTTGAGGTCCCCGCGCTCGAACTCCACCCAGACCTTGGCGCCCACCGCGGGCACCGCGAAGAAGCCCTTGCCGCTGCCACCGTAGGGCATGCACGGCATGGCCCAGCCCAGCTGGCTGTCGCCCAGGACGGTGGGCACCTTCACCTGCACGCGGCCCATCATCAGCGGGTCGATGTTGTTGATGACCTCGCCGCGGTACTTCCCGAAGTAGGAGCTCATGGCGGCACCACCGGAGTGAGCGCCCCGACACCCTCGCGCGTGAGGGTGAAGCGCTGCTTGTACTCACCGGGGCGGATGGAGTGGGTGACGTTGCGCACGTAGAAGAAGCCGTCGTGTTGGAAGCCCGCGCCGCGCACGCCGACGAGGCCCCGGGGGCGCAGCACGTCGCCGTAGCGCGTGGCGTCCAGCTCCCCGGAGCCGGTGAGCACCGTGTCCGTGGAGCTGTCCGTCTGCCCCTGCGCCCGGGCGAACGCGGCGAGGTAGCCCGCGCCGTCCGGCACGTCCTCCAGCAGCGACGTGCGCACGCTGGACTGGGTGAGCAGCGCGGGCTGGCTCGCCAGCGGAGGCACGCGCAGGCTCGCGAAGGTCTGCACCGGCAGCGCGCGGCCGAAGACGATGGCCTGGCCCTTCACCGTGGTGGGCGCCAGCGCGTCGTACTGGAAGTCGAGCGAGTCCACGTTGGTTTGCGCGCCCAGGTTCACCGACAGGGCCCGCTGCGGAATGCCCAGCCGGTTGGGTGGGCCCCAGTACGCGGTGTTCATCAGCGGCGCGGGGCCGGGGGTGACGTGGAAGACGTAGCCGTAGCGGCGGGCCATCTCCTGCAGGTAGGCGTAGTCGGTGCCGCGGAAGACGGGCGTGCGGTAGATGGGCAGCGGCACGTCCAGCGTGGGCGGCGGGATGATGACGGGGACGAGGCCGTACTGCGCGTAGCTCAGCACCAGCTGCGCGATGATGATGGGCTCCACCTGCGCGGGGTGCTCGTGGACCTTCTGCTCCAGGTCCATGGCCACGCTGATGTCCTCGCCGGTGAGGGTGAGCGTGGAGGCGCCCGGCTGATGGGAGGGCGTGAGCGTGCGGTGGGTGATGATGCCGTCGAAGAGCACCTGCGGCACCACGTTGAACGTCACCAGCAGCACCACCCGGTTCATGGGCCTGAGCAGCGGGTGGCCCACCAGCCCGTAGTCGAGCAGGTCCATGGCCCCCGCGCGGCCCACGCCGAAGGTGAGCTGGAAGCCCGAGCGTCCCTCGTCGTTGTGGGTGACCTCCACGTTCTGGAGGGCTTCCATGAACGACGCGGGCGCGGGCACCGCCACCGTGGGGCCCACCAGCAAGGTGAGATGGATTCCCAGCAGGCTCATGTCGCGCTCAGAACTCCGGCATGGCGATACGCACCACGGAGCCCGTCTCCCGCATCAGCTCGAAGGGGTTGAGCGTGTCGTTGGCGTCGCAGACGCGCCAGAAGTGCTCCGGGTCTCCCAGCGTGCGGTGGGTGAGCAGGTCCAACCGGTCGCCCTCGGTGACGGTGACCTCGGCCAGGACCTTGAGCGCGTTGCCGGCGGGGATGAAGCGGCGGCGCTTGTAGGCCGCCACGCGCCCGTCGGGCAGCGTGAGGGTGGCGGTCTCGAGGTTCGCGTAGCGACTGGTGGGGTCGAGCATGGTGGCTCCCGGAGGCGAAAGAGGCTTCAGCGAGGCAGCGAGGCGTTGGCCACGCCGGAGATGCTCCCGACGACGGCCATGGCCTCCTTGACGACCTGGTGCGTGAGGAAGAGGGCGTAGCCGGGGTGCGTGAGCGGCAAGTCGTTGTACGAGAGGACGCGCAGCCCCAGGGACACCTTGGCGCGGATGGGGTTGAGGTTCGGGTCGAACGCTTCCTCGGTGATGGTGAACTCGGTGAGCTTCACCGGCAGCACGCGCTTGGGGCCCCAGACGAAGAGCGTCAGCGGCGCGGTGGCGGGGACGACTTCCAGCGTGCCCACCTGCATCAGCACCGCGTTGAGGATGACCTGCGCGGTCTTCGGGTAGACGAGCATCTCCAGCGACGACAGCTGCGGATAGATGCCCACGCTGCCAGCCAGCGCGTCGCCCTGGGCGAGCTGGTCCGTGGCGTCGATTTCGACCTCCACGCGGATGTTCTCCACGGGCGCGCCCTTGAGCCGGAGCGCCTCCGTGCGGTCCCCGCCTTCGCCCGACATCTGGGGCGTCAGCGTGCGCGTCATGGTGTCCGGGTTGTATTGGAACACCACCAGGCTCGCGACGGGGTTGAACGGGTCCAACCCGACGATGGCGCCGCGCTGCGTGCGCGGGGTGCGTGGGAACGAGCTCATCGCTTGGGTCCTCCCTGTCCCAGGCCCGCGTACACGGCTTGCGCCACCTGGACGCCCAGGGACTGGGGCGCGGCGTGGGGCCGGGTGTGGACGGTGCCCGCGTCCACGCGTGGCGCGGCGCCGGACAGGCCCTGGGGCAGGCCCTGTTCGGTGAGCAGGCGCGTCAGCTCCACGCGCACGGCCTCGCCCACCTGCTCCCGTTGGGAGGCGGGGACGCCGTGGAGGACCAGCTCGTCGATGTGCAGCGAGATGTGTCGTGGCGTCATGTCCACCCCGAGACCTCGGCCTCGGCCAAGGGCTTGTCGAGCTTGCTGAACTCCGAGCGCACCGCGCGCTGGAGGTGCGCCATCCGCACCGGCTCGTTGGCGTCGGCGGCGAGGAAGGCGGCGTTGAGGGCGATGGTGCGGATGTTGCCGCCGGTGACGCTGAGCCGGGCCAGGCGCGCGACGTCCAGGCCCTCGGTGGGCGTGGCGGCGGGGAACATGCGCCGCCAGATGTCCGCGCGCTGGGCGGCGTCCGGGAAGGGGAACTGCAACACGAAGCGCAGCCGGCGCAGGAAGGCCGTGTCCAGCGCGTCCTTCATGTTGGTGGTGAGGATGGCCAGGCCCCCGTACGACTCCATCTGCTGGAGCAGGTAGCTCACCTCGATGTTGGCGTAGCGGTCGTGGCTGTCGCGGACCTCGGAGCGCTTGCCGAACAGGGCGTCGGCCTCGTCGAACAGGAGGATGGCGCCGCCCTCCTGCGCGGCGTCGAACACGCGGCGCAGGTTCTTCTCCGTCTCGCCGATGTACTTGCTGACCACCTGGCTCAGGTCGATGCGGTAGACGTCCAGGCCCAGCTCCAGCGCGAGCACCTCCGCGGCCATCGTCTTGCCCGTGCCGCTGGCGCCAGCGAACAGGGCGCTGATGCCCAGGCCGCGCGCGCCCTTGGAGGCGAAGCCCCAGGTCTCGTACACGCGCGTGCGTTGGCGCACGGCGGCGGCGATCTCCTTGAGGATGGCCTTCTTGTCCGGGGGGAGCACCAGGTCCTCCCAACCCGCGGTCGGCTCCAGCCTGCGCGCCAGGTCCTCCAGGCGGGGGCGCGACTGCACGCGACAGGCGTTCCAGAGGGCCGAGCCCAGCGCGCCCTCGTCGTCGAAGGGGCCTCGCTCGCGCACCTCCAGGCTGGCGGCGCGGATGGCGTGCAGGGGCAGGTCGAACTGCTGGGTGATCTTCTCCAGCGCGCCGTTGCGCGGGACACCCTCGGGTCCGAGCGCTCCGGTCCACAGCGCCTGCTGCTCGCCCCGCGTGGGGCGCTTCACCTCGAGCGGGAGCGACGCGCGGCCCCTCAGGCGCACGGGCTCGCGCGCGGTGAGGATGACCATGCCCTGGACCTGCTCGGCGAAGGCGGTCGCGGCGCGGAGCGACTCGGCGCTGGTGCCGTCGTCACACTCGATGAGCAGGCCGCTGCCAATCAGCAGGGCCTCGCGCTCCCAGAGCCGGGCGAGCATCCCTCGCTCCTCGGCGACGAGGGGAAGCTGGCTCGCGCGCGTGACGTGGAGCTGGAGTCCCAGGGCGGCGCAGGCCGTGCTGGCGATGGCGCGCGCGCCGTCGGGCTCCACGCCACACAGCTGGACGGTCGCGGCGCTCGTCTCGCGCTCCCAGAGTCGACACATCCGCTCGGCGAGCTCCTGGTGGGAGGGCGGCGGAGTGGCTTGCGCGGGGACTGGGGAGACGAGCTCCTGGAGACGGCGGTCCAGGTACGACAGGCCGGTGAGGTAGTGGAGGATGCGCTCGTCGATGCGCAGCGGGCTGGTGGTGAGGCTCTCGCCGGGAGCGAGGGTGAGCAGCTCCCAGCGGCGCAGGGCGGCCACGGGCGTGAGCGCGCTCCAGTGCGCGTCCGGCAACATCGCCAGGGCCAGACCGAAGGTGGGCCAGGGACGTCGCGGGTCCCGATTCACGGTGGCGAACAGCGCGCCGAAGCCGGTGCCCAGCTCCACGCTCGCGCAGCACAACAGGCAGTCGCGCTCGAAGGGGGAGAGCTGGAAGGTCTCGCACAGGTTCTCCAGCGCGGACGGGGCCGGCATGGCGGAGCCTGCTTGCGCGAGCGCGGCGAGGGCGGCGTCGACGTCGGGTCCTCCGGAGGGGAGGGGCTCCTCGCCCGTCGCGAGCACCTGCTGGAGCAGCCGCGCGCGCACCACCGCGAGCGCCGCGGTGAGCTGACGCTGGTTGGCGTCCTGCCAGGAGGTCGGCGGGGAGGAGCTCATGTGACGCTCACCCGCTGGGTGGGGTCGAACACGGGCGGCGTCTGGCTCCGGTCGATGAGGAGCGAGTCCACGCCGTCCACGCGCAGCCGGACGTAATGGTCGCCCGCGGTGAAGCCGCGTCCGGTGAAGGTGAGGTTGTCCACGGCGGCGACGCGCTCGGGTGCGGGGAGCTCCCTGTCGCCGAGGAGCAGGGCCACGCGCTGGTCGGGACGGACGTGGGGGCTGAAGGTGGCGGTGAGCGTGACTTCGCCATCGGGGCCGCGCGGCACGGGGGAGGGCGCGAGCGTGAGGATGCGCGGGGCGAGCGTGAGCGGGAGGGCGGGGGAGGCGTGCTCGACGCCGTTCGTGTCGGTGACGATGACGGACACGGCGTAGGTGCCCGCGGGCCAGTTGGCCGCGTCATTCGGGATGGAGGTGGTGAGCCGCGTGGCGGTGCTGTCGGCGGCGGGGCGTGTCGCCGGTGTGGTCCAGAGCGGATGCTGGAAGCGCACGCCCACGGTGTTGCCCGCGAGGTGCTGGCCGGTGAGGACGAGCACGTCACCCAGTCGCGCGCTGACCTGCCGCTGTGGGGGCGTGATGGCCTCCAGGAGGGGGAAGGGGGGCAGGATGTCCGGCTGGACGGAGAGGGCGGCGCGCAGCACGGGGAGCGGCGTGGCGCGCGGGCGGGTGCTCTCGATGAGGACGACGGAGACCTGGTAGACGACGGAGACGCGGTACTGCGTCTGGAACATGGTCCAGAGCTTGGAGAGCTCCTCCAGGGAGAGCGGCTCCGAGGTGATGCGCACGCGCTCGGCTTGTCGGTGGAGGTCGTTGCCGGGGACGGCGACGCGGAGCTCCTCGGACCCGAGCAGCGGGTGGTCGTGGAGGACGTTCATCGCCTTGCCGAGCAGCTTGTGGCTCTCCACGTCGTCGTCGGACGGGGCGTAGGGCGTGAGCAGGTACGTGAGTCGCAGGGCGAGGGGCGGGAGGCCGGACTCGCCGGGCTTCACGTGGGGAGGGAAGGTCGTGTTGCGGAGCGCGGCGTCGTGACCGACCTGGAAGAGGAAGATGTTGAGTTGATGGTGCGTCGCGTCCCGGGCACGGGCCTTGTCCGGAGGCAGCGTGGTGACGGTGACGTCGGGGGTGTCCACCTGAAGGTGGTTGAACAGGAGCGTGCGCAGCGTCGCCGTCACCGTCGCGATGGAGAGCGAGTTGCTCATCGGCCACCTCGCCGGCGCGGAGCAAGGTGTGCGGCGCTGAGGGAGGCAGCGGCGGAGAGAGGGCGATGGCTCATCGTCCGCCTCCCAGAAGGCACGAGGCGTGGCACGGGCCCGTCATCGGGCGACGGAGGAGGCTCATTGTGCGCCTCCCACGCGAGGCGCGACGCGTGCCTTGCACCGGCCGAGCGGGGGGACTCATCGGCCACCTCCCAGTCGAGGCGCGAGGCGGGATGCATGGCGTGCGGCCATCTCGGGCCGGAGGAGATGACTCCTCGTCTGCCTGGACGACAGGCGCGACACGTGACGCGTCAATGAGGTCGGGTGCGCGGAGCGCGTGGTCGTCCGTCGCGGCGCGAGACACAAGGCGTGGCGCGCGGCCATCGTCCGGCGAGGGAGGTGGTTCATCGGCCACCTCCATTGCGGCGCGCGAGGTAATCCTCGAGCGACGGAGACGCCGAGGGACGCGCGGGCACGCTCCGGGGCGGAGTGGCGGGCGCCACCGCGCGCACCTCGATGCGGCCGATGGTGACGTTGATGACCGGGGCCTCCGGTGCATGCGTCACGGAGAGCGGCGTGGCGCGAGACTCCTGTCCGCTTCGTACCTTGTCGCCCTCACCTGATTCGAGCGCCGCGGCGAGAGCGCGCGCCTGACGAGCGGGCGAGGCGGGGTGCATCGGGAGGTCTTGCTCCTCGGCGAGCGCGTCGCGCGCCTGACGAGCGCGCGAGGCGGGGCGCATCGGGAGGTCTTGCTCCTCGGCGAGTGCGTCGCGCGCCATGCCCCACGTCATCGCGGACCGCCCCGCCTCCAGCGCGAGCGACAACCCCAGGGGCGTGACGTCCCCGCGAGTCGCCTCGTTGGCGTCGGATGCCGTGCGAAGTGGCTCATCCCGAGGCACGATGCCCCTCGGAATGAAGTGCCCCTCACTGCGTGAGGACGCGTGCTCCGTGCGCGGCGCGAGCCCCCCAGCGCTCCGTGCGTCATGCGGCGAGGCCGCCACCGAACCATCGGGACGCTCCGTCGCGCGGGAGAGCGGTGACTCGGCGCCGGTCTCGTTCGCGCCCGGCGCCAACCTCGTGCGCGAGGCGACGCGCGCATCCGCCGAGGCCCTCGTACGCGAAGCAGCGCCCTCATCCCCAGACGCACTCACACGAGG
It contains:
- a CDS encoding ATP-binding protein, which codes for MSSSPPTSWQDANQRQLTAALAVVRARLLQQVLATGEEPLPSGGPDVDAALAALAQAGSAMPAPSALENLCETFQLSPFERDCLLCCASVELGTGFGALFATVNRDPRRPWPTFGLALAMLPDAHWSALTPVAALRRWELLTLAPGESLTTSPLRIDERILHYLTGLSYLDRRLQELVSPVPAQATPPPSHQELAERMCRLWERETSAATVQLCGVEPDGARAIASTACAALGLQLHVTRASQLPLVAEERGMLARLWEREALLIGSGLLIECDDGTSAESLRAATAFAEQVQGMVILTAREPVRLRGRASLPLEVKRPTRGEQQALWTGALGPEGVPRNGALEKITQQFDLPLHAIRAASLEVRERGPFDDEGALGSALWNACRVQSRPRLEDLARRLEPTAGWEDLVLPPDKKAILKEIAAAVRQRTRVYETWGFASKGARGLGISALFAGASGTGKTMAAEVLALELGLDVYRIDLSQVVSKYIGETEKNLRRVFDAAQEGGAILLFDEADALFGKRSEVRDSHDRYANIEVSYLLQQMESYGGLAILTTNMKDALDTAFLRRLRFVLQFPFPDAAQRADIWRRMFPAATPTEGLDVARLARLSVTGGNIRTIALNAAFLAADANEPVRMAHLQRAVRSEFSKLDKPLAEAEVSGWT
- a CDS encoding GPW/gp25 family protein — its product is MHIAFPYRLDGRGRTADADLDTHVRHLIEQVLFTSPGERVNRPTFGTGLGQLVFAPNSSELATATQFLVQGALQQWLGDLIQVEAVETRSEEASLHVTVRYVVRRTQQRQTAQFSREL
- a CDS encoding DUF4255 domain-containing protein encodes the protein MSNSLSIATVTATLRTLLFNHLQVDTPDVTVTTLPPDKARARDATHHQLNIFLFQVGHDAALRNTTFPPHVKPGESGLPPLALRLTYLLTPYAPSDDDVESHKLLGKAMNVLHDHPLLGSEELRVAVPGNDLHRQAERVRITSEPLSLEELSKLWTMFQTQYRVSVVYQVSVVLIESTRPRATPLPVLRAALSVQPDILPPFPLLEAITPPQRQVSARLGDVLVLTGQHLAGNTVGVRFQHPLWTTPATRPAADSTATRLTTSIPNDAANWPAGTYAVSVIVTDTNGVEHASPALPLTLAPRILTLAPSPVPRGPDGEVTLTATFSPHVRPDQRVALLLGDRELPAPERVAAVDNLTFTGRGFTAGDHYVRLRVDGVDSLLIDRSQTPPVFDPTQRVSVT
- a CDS encoding phage baseplate assembly protein V, whose translation is MSSYFGKYRGEVINNIDPLMMGRVQVKVPTVLGDSQLGWAMPCMPYGGSGKGFFAVPAVGAKVWVEFERGDLNYPIVAGCFWGEGEAPATPGLPTTKVWKTDAVTVKLDDLPGAGGLSIEVSPPAVPMPLKATFTAAGIEINHGGTAKVVLSATGIELSFGAANIKLGPTGVNVNNGALEVI
- a CDS encoding putative baseplate assembly protein, translated to MGARYVCQSEQRRRLVEAHPTFNGIDYLEVLDEEAAELELERQRTLWVRCYKPLPATLSADNVGITGGVRLKDIGVALAFRMDQPPPEPRTTEAEREEYARRVALDVENGTTETQQTLVVRTTSSGDFSTYTLALLRGFLDTVPLEGFDALLSRVDFTFKVECPSEFDCAPPKSTVTPDGVDPTLDYLTRDYASFRRLLLDRLSEVAPQWKERNPADLGVTLVELMAYSADYLSYYQDAVATEAYLGTARKRTSVRRHARLLDYPMHDGGNARAWVTVSLTPDAEGTPLAGPTEVTAGTVFITTVDAPRVVDARQLQAAIVSGAEVFESLHPTTLSSGHGRITFHTWGEDRCCLPRGATAATLLNPPSPADPTKKTFTAENFSEGKVLILEEARGASTGRAVDADPSRRHAVRLTQVGFGEDPLLGVDVVEVSWHTEDALPFELCLWTVTVPHDSTGEKEDVPGQPAPVSVARGNVVLVDHGRTLTEELPAVPATGSYRPRLSRGPLTQVSRAEGGRAVDPTASATAALRSAPEEALPALWLREAESGRVWVPRRTLLNSGRFSRELVAEAEDDGRARLRFGDNVLGERPGAGVGMTATYRIGNGGAGNVGAESITHVFSPVGGAWRDGILRVRNPLPAQGGVEPETVERVRIDAPEAFRIQQRAVTEEDYAEVAQRHPEVQRAVGSLRWTGSWHTMFITVDRRGGFPVDVDFSERLTTFLERFRLAGYDLRVDAPLFVPLDIAMTVCVLPGYLAANVKAALLEVFGNGELPDGRRAFFHPDNFTFGEPVYLSQLVATAMKVPGVAWVETEDAPGKAQRFRRFGQVPRDEWKNGLIAMDRLEIARLDNDPSQPENGKLDFYMQGGL